In the genome of Ctenopharyngodon idella isolate HZGC_01 chromosome 16, HZGC01, whole genome shotgun sequence, the window attaagTATTAGAATGCActgtaataaaacatattaaaagttattttactaCACCTTCCTCTCTTTCTGCAATGATGGCTCACCGAGGTTCCCCGATATCAAAggtcaaatgttattttaaattgacaCTGCCATAAATCCTGACCTTTACCCTAAATGTGTACCGTAAACAGTATGACATCTTGTCTTCTCGTTTATCTTTTCTCTGATTTTCACTTCCCTCACCCTTTCTTTGTGTAATCTAGCCCAGCAATAATCTAATATAGGAATCTATCACTTAATATagtgtttcatgttttatatagGCTAAACTGTTTAGTGTTGTGGCCTACCTCTGCAAATGTACCAACATGTTTTTCTTCATCTGTTGTTGATCTGCACTGTTGCAGACACTTTACCTGTTCAGAATGATCCCAAGGCTAAGTTTCCAGCATTAATGTCTAATGCGTGTGCTTTTATGTTTCCGTGTGTATTTGCATATGTGTATTTGGCTGTGGTGACAAGCAGGCATCTCTGTTATGTAACCTGTAAAGTTGGCTGATTGAGAGTGTTAACATGCCAACATGGCAATAAGATAACTCTTAATTTATTAAGAGCCTAGACAGGTTGATGAGGGAGATCCCCCTTATTGGAAGGTATAGACCTATCCAAGAACAGTTATGAAACCCTCTCCAACAACAAGCCGACTTAGGAAATTCActattaaatatgcaaattcatacagaaaataaagtatattagAAGAGTGTGAAAGAGGAATTTGTAagactttaaaaatattctgtccTGTCAGTAAATTTCAGTGCGAATAAGTTGAGGTTTTTCTCAAGCAACCAAAATTGGATTTTGGTTAGCTAGCTAATCGTCACtttaaacaaaacatcaaaGCTTTTGCgattatatttatataggcTACCTCGCCAGTATAACGTTTCGTTAGAGTTTATTTAGCGACCACTAACAACCATGTAACTTTGTGGCCAttgaaatgttgtttataaCCTTAAATTGATTTAATGGTAGACCCCGTATGTTGaaatgagagagcgagagcaCAACTGGGCGCTATCCAAGCTAGCGAGTGTCTTATGTGACGAATAACGGGCGCAGTGGCGTCACAGCTTTTGGGAGGAACAACGTGTCCTGCAAAAATAGCCGGCCACGGTTACCCTCATGAGGCAGCGCTCAACCAGAACTGACCGGTAAGACAGCAGACTACCGACGGACTCACAACTCACAGCTGTCAACCAGGGCTTTCTTTCTCGTCGAAAACATGGTGAAAAAGGCTAAAAGTCCCGTTACTTACGCAAAAATGAAGGGAATAGTTTCATATTTTACAGGTAAGCTCAAATACTTATTCCTTAAACTTTAATGAGAAgagacattttgatattttggaCCAGATAGGTCAGATATAACGCAGAACTTATTTGCCACAATAACTTTAATTcaaaaaatatcatattttaacaacatctatctatctatctatcaaaatataaattaaatatttggaaatttgcttgtttttaaaatgtaaaccaATTTAAAGGTACCATAAAGGTAAATGCTTAAATATACAGATTTGAACatattaaatgtacatatttgaGTCTTACAAACGTTGTTCTATATCCACTATATGCAGCAGATATTTCActcattaaaatatttgtataatattttattttctcagCATTAATCAAGGACAAGAAGATTGGATCCAGCCACCCAATCTATCGACAGTGAGTTTTGTGCTAGTCATCATTTTCCATTGCGTGATCTAAAAGTGAAGCAGCACATGGCTCTGTATCCAGTGCAGAGTTCAGAAAATTGACTCGTTATTTGATTATTTCTGCAAAGATCAGCTGAAAAATCAGGAATGACTGCATGAAATTACACTGCATGTTCCAGACTGACCACCAGTGCACTTTTAAGACCATGACCTACTTATAGCAACATTCCAAAGTGAAACCAGTAGCCAAGTGCTGTTACATAGGGGTCGTGCGACTTTGTGGCAACTTTAGAAGAAAATAGCTAgatttttcatttgttaaaaacacctgcatttCTCTGATATGGTTTTTCTCATTCCAGGATGGACTTCTTGCGACCTAAAGGTAGTCTTTCTGAGGATGATGGTGCAGCAGCTGTAAGTGAACTTTTATAAGTCCATTTTTACTTGTATATCCTGGGCCTACATACAGATTAGCAATATCTAAGCTAAAGTATTAATAAAGGTCTCCAGTCCTTTCAGAAACATAAGGTCAAGTCAGCTGCACTGATTTGAGTTGCTGTACTCGTTGACCTACTACAGCAATCTATagatgtaacaggaagtgaagtgAACTGTGGAGTGGTTTCATATGTCACTGGAGTAAGCTGCTGACTCTCTCCCTGATCTCTTTCCCAGGTTTGTTATAGTAATCCACCAACAGAGGAGCCACAATCTTGGTAAGCAGGGTGCTCGACTATCACTCTATAtggacacaaacacatacaagtacacatatttatttatttctatatgaTTTTAGGGTATCTGCGGCTGATTTTGACTACTTGAAGGTTATCGGGACAGGAAGCTTTGGCAAGGTATAATGATTATAGAGACAAACTCTGCTTTGTATTTTctataatgtataaatatttttcaaaccTTGTTTAATTGTCTTTATTCAGGTGTTCTTGGCCACACACAGGGAAAATGGCAGATATTACGCAGTCAAAGTCCTAcagaaacacattattttaacaaGGAAAGAGGTGAGCATGACTGTGTGAGTATATTAGTATAATTATTTGACTCATAATGTGTCTGTATGTAttaattgtgttgttttttccaGGAAAGAAATGTCATGTGTGAGCACAGGGTGTTGTTAAAGACTCTTAATCATCCATTCCTGGTGAAGCTCCACTTCAGCTTTCAGACTAAGGACAGACTCTATCTAGTGCTGGACTATGCATGTGGAGGAGAGGTATGTTTACTTAGCTATCTAAATGGGATTCTATACCACAGACTTCTATTGTTCTATGTTATAGTTGATTACTTTTAACATAACCCTAAAtcacaccctaaccctaatgTTCTGcttttatacattaaaaaaaactttatgtaCTATATTTCTATACCGTTTTTACAAATAAGGACTCCAAAGGGAGTTTTTGTCAGAATTAGCTTACTTCTAAGTACATATTTGTCTCCGAAATATAGTTAAGTAGGTACACAGACACAATCAAGTACACACAGCTTTGAATCTGGACATGTTTATGGAGATGAATCTAGGTCAAAGGTTCAAGTCAGATGCCAAAAATAGGATTACTCATCAGAACATTAGATTATAGTCAGATTATCAGATATTATCATCAGATTATTATCAGAATATTTGCAGTTATAGTTGAGCTATGGCTGGTTTTTGCATAGTTCTTATCTCTCTGTCTGAATATACGCGACACATTGTGTAAATGAATATCAAATCAATAAGTTACGCATCTCCAATGTTTGAAGAACTCTGAGGCCAATTGTAGTGGACGAAGCCTACAGTCACATTACTTAGATCTTTGCAAAtccagacatttaaaaaaagatgaattATTGTATTAGTTTAACTGAAATTGAActtttaaagcagtggttctcaaccacgGAGTCGGGGCCCACTAGGGGTCTCAGCAAACTTCAAAGGgctaattaatatattattccaatataattattattaatataattaacatgaatattACTAATATACTAAAACATCTAACTTcattaaaatgatgaaaaatatctaaaatggatctttttttctttcatatttattgttttttattaaagaacATGCACAAAATGAATTGTGGTTAATTGATTTTTACTTATATTGGCACTCACAGTTTctgttaataatatattatagataatattattttatagttataATTCTGTTCATAGAAAAAGGTTGAGAATCACTGTTCTGAGTAACAGAACAATTTATGAAATATTCATATACATTATATGAGACAAAAGGCTTGTGTTTTATTGTGGCATATCCAAATAATACTATTTTGTATGTATTATTATGTTAATGAAtgtctattttcatttttgcagcTCTTTTACCATATGCAGAGAGAGGGGGTGTTTGGAGAACCCAGAGCCAGATTTTATGCTGCTGAGATAGCCTGTGCTTTAGGATATTTACACTCCCTGAAGATTGTCTATAGGTACCAACACTCTTCTGAAATATCTGTGCCTGTATAAAGCAGATAAGCCCATTCATTTGTGCTTAGTGAGAACAAAATGAACACCAACTTTCAGCAGATTTACAGTAATCCATCTTTCTCACATGCTCACAGGGACCTGAAAccagaaaacattctgctggATTCTGCAGGTCATGTGGTTCTGACCGACTTTGGCTTGTGCAAGGAGGGCGTAAGTGGACGTGGCACCACCAGAACCTTCTGTGGAACCCCGGAGTACTTAGCACCTGAGGTTCTCCTGCAGAAGGAGTATGACAGGACTGTGGACTGGTGGGGTCTGGGCGCTGTTCTCCATGAAATGCTCTACGGCCTGGTAAACAAACCCACCAATGAATGCTCAGTTAGATAAATAATACAGGTAGACAGGTGTTATTTACACAGACTCTTTCTCATTCCAGCCACCTTTCTACAGTGCAGATCGTCTTGATATGctcagaaatattatttatcAGCCTTTGGTACTAAAACCCGGAGTGTCTAGTGCAGGCAGAGATCTGCTGAAGAGACTGCTAAACAGGGACAGGGCCAAGAGACTAGGAGCTAAACGTGACCTGGTAAcacaacaagcacacacacacattcacgaACAATCACACAATCTGAAATTTGTTTATCTAGCAAGTGGCTAAATGTCATTTTGCCCTTTCTTTGGCTTTTAGACTGAGCTGCAGTCTCATCCATTCTTCTCATCTATTCATTGGGATGAACTTGTTGCAAAGAAAATTTCTCCTCCTTTCGTTCCCTCActggtgagttttttttttaattgatactTTTGTCTTTAaagtatggaagcccgtttccgctactaaataaaaaaattaaaacagtaattgcgactttttatctcgcaattgcgagtttatatctcacaattctgactttttttctcacaattgtgagttataaagtcataattctgagatataaactcgcaattgcgaggaagtcacaattgcaagaatttttttcacacaattgtgagtttatatctcacaattgtgagggaaaaaaagccagaattgcgaaaaaaggtcagaattgtgactttatatcacgcaattgagagtttatatctcagaattctgactttgtaacttgcaattgtaagaaaaaaaatcagaattgtgagaaaaaaagtcagaattctgagataaaaagtcgcaattactgtttttatttttttatttagtggcggaaacaggGCTTCCAtattaaagggattgttcacctaaaaatttacatttttactgtttaaaccagtatgacttttttttcttctgtggaacacaaaaaaagatattttgaaaaaaaacattctcctaaatatattttgttagtgttccacagaagaaaaaatgtgaGCATGAGTAAATTATGTGCTTACAGGACATGAgcttattttacataaataatgtgtaaataatttgtatttggTTACATTTCAGTCTGGCCCTGGTGACCTCACGAACATTGACCCTCGGTTTACagaacttcctgttccacaCTCACTAGGAACATGTGAGGAGTCTGGAGCAACCTTTCCTGGTTTCACCTACATCAATGAAAACATTCTCTCACTGACTCGTGGGCACTAAGACAAATTTTTGTCAGACCAATagacattttgtcagaacatGTTTCTAATGACGTTTAACTTAAAcacagttcatttttttatgttagcTGGACCAATGCTTTTGCACATGACTACAAAGTTTCTATCAAAAGTGACTGTGTTTTCCTAACATtcatatgttatttaattattttgtagccctatttgataaaaaaaaactatttgtaCAGAAATACAATGTTTAGTGCTGTTCTGACTGTACTATATTGTAAAGAGATGAAGTGAGACTACAGGTTGCATCGGATGTTTGATTATAAAAGAGATTTGAAGTTGTGAGACCGAAAGAatgtaaaatctgaatgttaATGTACTTGTGTACAGTATTA includes:
- the sgk2b gene encoding serine/threonine-protein kinase Sgk2b, translated to MVKKAKSPVTYAKMKGIVSYFTALIKDKKIGSSHPIYRQMDFLRPKGSLSEDDGAAAVCYSNPPTEEPQSWVSAADFDYLKVIGTGSFGKVFLATHRENGRYYAVKVLQKHIILTRKEERNVMCEHRVLLKTLNHPFLVKLHFSFQTKDRLYLVLDYACGGELFYHMQREGVFGEPRARFYAAEIACALGYLHSLKIVYRDLKPENILLDSAGHVVLTDFGLCKEGVSGRGTTRTFCGTPEYLAPEVLLQKEYDRTVDWWGLGAVLHEMLYGLPPFYSADRLDMLRNIIYQPLVLKPGVSSAGRDLLKRLLNRDRAKRLGAKRDLTELQSHPFFSSIHWDELVAKKISPPFVPSLSGPGDLTNIDPRFTELPVPHSLGTCEESGATFPGFTYINENILSLTRGH